The following proteins are co-located in the Portunus trituberculatus isolate SZX2019 chromosome 16, ASM1759143v1, whole genome shotgun sequence genome:
- the LOC123504511 gene encoding uncharacterized protein LOC123504511 isoform X2 translates to MMEGITDQEAFLHLWQKRNLETENHDLPRRVDTMGFNLGQLNFLRTAVSNINDDSVADKSCELLQQYGKLMDKTEKEGGLNNHADPILTLIGNSKNVLLQMLEQKKQK, encoded by the exons ATGATGGAAGGAATTACTGACCAGGAGGCGTTTCTTCATCTGTGGCAGAAGAGAAACCTGGAGACAGAGAATCACGATCTCCCCAGACGGGTTGACACAATGGGATTTAACCTCGGTCAGCTGAACTTTTTGAGAACCGCAGTCAG TAATATCAATGATGACTCAGTAGCTGACAAGTCCTGTGAACTCCTGCAGCAGTATGGAAAGTTGATGGacaaaacagagaaggaaggtggcTTAAATAACCATGCAGATCCCATCTTAACACTGATTGGGAACAGCAAGAATG TTCTGCTTCAAATGTtggaacaaaagaaacaaaagtaa